The following coding sequences are from one Gossypium hirsutum isolate 1008001.06 chromosome A12, Gossypium_hirsutum_v2.1, whole genome shotgun sequence window:
- the LOC107921606 gene encoding uncharacterized protein, producing MVQFWNPSYSCFTFGEIDLVPTLEEYTTLLHCPKIQGSKAYVRAANLPTFVKKLMMITGMSEQWAAARIQQKGDGKCIPWASLRDLMLAHPDVKKRVDVLALSIYGLVIFPKAMGHIDEAVADLFDRLGKQNTPVPAILAETFRSLSTCRRSGEGRFIGCAQLLLEAAATLRRDDIIEERWMEILQNLRKEDVMWKAPWMAPNEVFYRCESFDWVPLPGIWGVVGYAPLLVLRQYKAGQFIPTTQGLAQSDFSYNGDHYKKKM from the exons ATGGTACAGTTTTGGAACCCTTcttatagttgttttacatttGGAGAGATAGACTTAgtacctactttggaggagtatacgaccttgcttcacTGTCCAAAAATTCAAGGTAGCAAAGCTTATGTTAGGGCTGCTAATCTCCcaactttcgtgaagaaattaaTGATGATCACAGGGATGAGTGAACAGTGGGCCGCAGCTCGAATCCAACAAAAGGGTGATGGTAAATGCATTCCATGGGCAAGTTTGAGGGATCTGATGTTAGCGCACCCAGATGTGAAGAAGAGGGTTGATGTCTTGGCCTTAAGTATTTATGGTTTGGTGATTTTCCCCAAAGCTatggggcacatagatgaggcagttgCGGATTTATTCGATCGACTTGGTAAACAGAACACACCTGTGCCTGCAATCCTAGCTGAGACGTTTAGATCCTTGAGTACATGTCGGAGATCTGgtgaaggtagattcattggatgtgcacagttgtTGTTA GAAGCAGCAGCTACGCTGAGGAGGGACGATATTATAGAGGAAAGGTGGATGGAAATACTTCAGAATCTCCGAAaggaagatgttatgtggaaAGCCCCTTGGATGGCTCCTAATGAAGTCTTTTATCGTTGCGAaagttttgattgggtacctcttcctggaatttggggagttgttggTTATGCACCATTACTCGTCCTAAGGCAATACAAAGCGGGGCAATTTATACCGACAACACAAGGGTTAGCTCAGAGTGATTTCTCATATAATGGGGATCATTATAAGAAGAAGATGTGA